ACCGTCCGTGATGAGCGCGCAGGCCTTGCCCAGCCCCTTCGACTTCAGATAGCTGGTCGGATAGAGCATTTCCTGCATGCCGGGGCCGCCCTTTGGCCCTTCATAGCGGATGACGACCACGTCGCCCGCCTGCACTTCATTGCCCAATATGCCCGCGACCGCCGCGTCCTGGCTTTCATAGACCCGCGCCGTACCGTGGAAGGTCAGGATGGACTCGTCCACGCCCGCCGTCTTCACGATGCAGCCTTCCGGCGCGATATTGCCGAACAGCACCGCGAGGCCGCCATCCTTGGAGAAGGGGTGTTCGGCGCTGCGGATGACGCCCGCCTCGCGGTCGGTATCCAGTTCCTTCCAGCGGTTCGACTGGCTGAAGGCGACCGTGGTGCGCACGCCGCCGGGCGCAGCCTTGAAGAATTCCCGCACGCTCTCGCTCCCGGTGCGGCTGATGTCCCAGCGGTCGAGCGCTTCGCCCATGGTCCGGCTGTGGACGGTGGGGAGGCTGGCGTCGATCAGCCCGGCTTTGTCGAGCTGGCCCAGGATCGCCATGATGCCGCCGGCGCGGTGGACGTCCTCCATATGGACGTCCTGCTTGGCGGGCGCGACCTTGCAGAGGCAGGGAACACGGCGTGACAGCCGGTCGATATCAGCCATGGTGAAATCGACCCCGCCTTCATAGGCGGCGGCGAGCAAATGGAGTACCGTGTTGGTCGAACCGCCCATGGCGATGTCGAGGCTCATGGCATTTTCGAAGGCGGCGAAACTGGCGATGGAGCGCGGCAGGACGGAGGCGTCCTCCTGCTCATACCAGCGTTTCGCGAGGTCGACGATGCTGTGGCCTGCCTCACGGAACAGCTTCTCGCGGTCGGCATGGGTGGCGAGGACCGAGCCGTTGCCGGGGAGCGAGAGGCCAAGCGCTTCGGTCAGGCAGTTCATCGAATTGGCGGTGAACATGCCCGAGCAGCTGCCGCAGGTCGGGCAAGCGGAGCGCTCGATGACCTTCACTTCTTCATCGGTGTAGCTCTCGTCGGCGGCGGCGACCATGGCGTCGACCAGATCGAGCGCGATGGTCTGGCCGTGGATATCCGCCTTACCCGCCTCCATCGGTCCGCCCGATACGAAGATGGCGGGGATGTTGAGGCGCATCGCGGCCATCAGCATGCCCGGCGTGATCTTGTCGCAGTTGGAGATGCAGACGAGCGCATCGGCCGTATGGGCGTTGACCATATATTCGACGCTGTCGGCGATGAGGTCGCGGCTGGGCAGCGAATAGAGCATGCCGTCATGGCCCATGGCGATGCCGTCATCGACCGCGATGGTATTGAATTCCTTGGCGACGCCGCCTGCCGCCTCGATTTCCCGTGCGACCAGCTGGCCGAGATCCTTAAGGTGGACATGGCCCGGCACGAACTGGGTGAAGCTGTTGGCGATGGCGATGATCGGCTTGCCAAAATCCTCGTCCTTCATGCCGGTGGCGCGCCAGAGGCCGCGGGCACCGGCCATGTTGCGGCCGTGGGTGCTGGTGCGGGAACGATAATGCGGCATGTGTCTGACTACCCTTGGCTTCTGTCGGAATTTTGCGAGGCAGTTTACGCCCTTGGGATCAGGTTGTGAAATATATTTCTCTGATCCAATAAAGTCATGTTATGAATGATAGATGGATTTGCGTCAGCTCAATCATTTCATTGCGGTGGCGGAGGAATTGCATTTCGGACGCGCGGCGGAGCGGCTCGGCATGACCCAGCCGCCGCTCAGCCAGTCGATCATGGCGCTGGAGCGGGAATTGGGCGCGCCCCTTTTTGCCCGGACCAAGCGCAACGTCGCGCTGACCTCCTTTGGCCAGCAATGGCTGGAGCATGTACGCCCGGCGGTGGGCGCCGTCGCTGACCTGCAAGCCATGGCGGAAAGGCTGCGGGAGGGGACGGTCGGGCGGCTGGCCTTGTCCTTCGTCAGCTCTGCCGACTATAGCATCCTGCCCGCGCTGGTCCGGCGCTATTCCACGGCCGTACCCGATGTCGAGATGACATTGGCCGAAGCGACCAGCGACGTGCAGATCGAGGCGCTGGTGGAGGGGCGGATCGATGCGGGCATATTGATCCCGCCGGAATCGGGCCTGCCCGCAGCGATCGAATATCGACCGCTGCTGCGCGAGCCTCTGGTCGCGGCGGTGCCGGAAGGCTGGACGCAAGACGGGCGCCTTCAACTCGATCAGGACAGGCTGGCGGGGGAGGGCTGGATGGACCAGCCGCTGCTGCTCTTTCCCCGTCATGTCTCGCCCACCTTCCACGACCTTGTTCTCGACCATTACCGGGCCAAGGGGCATCATCCATCGATCCGCCAGCGCGCGATCCAGATGCAGACGATCATCAGCCTCGTCTCGGCGGAAATGGGTCTGGCGCTGGTGCCGGCATCGCTTCAGAATCTGGCGCGCACGGGGGTGCGCTATCTGCCGCTGGCGGACGGTGCGCCCGTGCTGGAAACCGGCCTGGCCTGGCGCCGGACGGATGAGGCGCCTACGCTACGCGCCCTGATCCGTATTGCGCTGCAACTGGCGGAGCCGTCCGGACCCTGATTGGTTCAGCTCTCCGCCATTGCGGGGTTTCAGTCGATGGTGAAATGCGCGGTCGTCTTAGCGGCGACTTCCTGCGCCGTCACGCCCGGAGCGAGTTGGACGAGCCGGAACGGGCTGTCATGGTCGGGCCGCTGGAAGACGCACAGGTCGGTGACGATCATGTCGACCACATTCTTGCCGGTCAGCGGCAGGGTGCAGGCGGGGATGAATTTGGGGCTGCCGTCCTTGGACGTGTGCTCCAT
This window of the Sphingobium sp. EM0848 genome carries:
- the ilvD gene encoding dihydroxy-acid dehydratase, which translates into the protein MPHYRSRTSTHGRNMAGARGLWRATGMKDEDFGKPIIAIANSFTQFVPGHVHLKDLGQLVAREIEAAGGVAKEFNTIAVDDGIAMGHDGMLYSLPSRDLIADSVEYMVNAHTADALVCISNCDKITPGMLMAAMRLNIPAIFVSGGPMEAGKADIHGQTIALDLVDAMVAAADESYTDEEVKVIERSACPTCGSCSGMFTANSMNCLTEALGLSLPGNGSVLATHADREKLFREAGHSIVDLAKRWYEQEDASVLPRSIASFAAFENAMSLDIAMGGSTNTVLHLLAAAYEGGVDFTMADIDRLSRRVPCLCKVAPAKQDVHMEDVHRAGGIMAILGQLDKAGLIDASLPTVHSRTMGEALDRWDISRTGSESVREFFKAAPGGVRTTVAFSQSNRWKELDTDREAGVIRSAEHPFSKDGGLAVLFGNIAPEGCIVKTAGVDESILTFHGTARVYESQDAAVAGILGNEVQAGDVVVIRYEGPKGGPGMQEMLYPTSYLKSKGLGKACALITDGRFSGGTSGLSIGHVSPEAAEGGLIALVNTGDPIVIDIPNRIIKLDIDEAVIAERKAEMEARGAKAWKPFGRKRNVSPALRAYAALTTNAARGAVRDVSQIEKD
- a CDS encoding LysR family transcriptional regulator, which encodes MDLRQLNHFIAVAEELHFGRAAERLGMTQPPLSQSIMALERELGAPLFARTKRNVALTSFGQQWLEHVRPAVGAVADLQAMAERLREGTVGRLALSFVSSADYSILPALVRRYSTAVPDVEMTLAEATSDVQIEALVEGRIDAGILIPPESGLPAAIEYRPLLREPLVAAVPEGWTQDGRLQLDQDRLAGEGWMDQPLLLFPRHVSPTFHDLVLDHYRAKGHHPSIRQRAIQMQTIISLVSAEMGLALVPASLQNLARTGVRYLPLADGAPVLETGLAWRRTDEAPTLRALIRIALQLAEPSGP